In a genomic window of Alteromonas gilva:
- a CDS encoding tetratricopeptide repeat protein: MKTMRCIAVVLAFTCLSLTAAEPVTGLQGIQSDWARINYADTDSNKKADDFKALIEQAQALVTAQPESAELLIWLGIIQSSTAGAEGGLGALAYAKAAKKNFETALNINENALHGSALASLGVLYHKVPGWPIGFGSDKKAEKLLKRALEVNPDGIDSNYFYAEYLFDEGEYRQALVFLDKATHAAPRADRPLADEGRRNDIAVLKAKLDKKLN, from the coding sequence ATGAAAACCATGCGCTGTATTGCTGTTGTACTGGCTTTTACCTGTTTGTCACTAACTGCCGCTGAGCCTGTAACGGGCCTGCAGGGCATACAAAGTGACTGGGCCAGAATTAATTACGCCGACACAGATAGCAATAAAAAAGCCGATGATTTTAAAGCGCTGATTGAACAAGCCCAGGCGCTGGTGACGGCCCAACCTGAGAGTGCCGAATTGCTTATTTGGCTGGGTATTATCCAGTCGAGCACGGCGGGCGCTGAAGGCGGTTTGGGCGCGCTTGCATATGCCAAAGCCGCAAAGAAAAACTTTGAAACGGCATTGAACATTAACGAGAACGCGTTGCACGGTTCAGCACTGGCGAGTTTAGGTGTGTTGTACCACAAAGTGCCAGGATGGCCGATTGGTTTTGGCAGCGATAAGAAAGCCGAAAAGCTGTTAAAGCGGGCTCTGGAGGTTAATCCGGACGGTATCGACAGTAACTACTTTTATGCTGAGTATTTGTTTGACGAGGGCGAGTATCGCCAGGCACTGGTATTTTTGGATAAAGCCACACATGCTGCACCACGAGCAGACCGTCCGTTGGCCGATGAAGGGCGCCGCAACGACATTGCTGTGCTCAAAGCGAAACTCGAC